In Pirellulales bacterium, the genomic window TCGTCTCGTCGGCCAGCATCATGGTCCCCTGTCCCTGGTTTAAGGAAATCGCCGCCTATGCCAAGGCGCATCCCGAGAAAGACTTCGGCATCCACTTGACGCTCAACAGCGAGTGGAAGGACTATCGCTGGGGGCCTGTGGCGCCGCGCGAAGCCGTGCCCAGTCTGATCGACGCGGAAGGATATCTATGGGGAGGCGTGCAAGATGTCGCCAGCACGGCTAAGGCGGCCGAGGTCGAAACCGAATTGCGGGCGCAGATTCAACGGGCCATCGATTTTGGCGTGCCGGTCACGCACATCGATACGCACATGGGCGCCGTCGTCAGTCGGCCCGACCTGATCGAGGTTTACGTCAAGCTGGGCCTCGAGTTCAAGGTACCGGTGTTCTTTATCCGGGCGCTCAACGTTGGCATCGCGGCGACCAATCCGCAGGTGCGGGCCCGCGGCGCCGAACTAGTCAAAATGCTCGATGATCATCATCTGCCCGTACTGGACTTCATGACCCAGTACTACACGGGCGAGAGCTATGAGACCAAAAAGAAGATGTACCTCGACGCGATCAATGAAACGCAGCCCGGCGTTCGCTATCTGATTATCCACTGCGGATACAACAATGACGAGCTACAAGCGATTACCTCTAGTTCGCAGCTGCGCGACAACGATCGGCGCGTCTTTACCGATCCCCAGATGATCGACGCCGTAAAGAAGTCTGGTGTGGACGTGATCTCGTGGAAGCAACTAAGCGAGATGACTGGCAAATAAAGTCCGACCAAGAACGTGTCCCTGTGGCGTTCATGCACGTCGCCGACCTGTTACTGTTGATGGCAATCTGCATCTGTTCGTCGGGGCGACATTGCGGTGGTTAACGCGCACAAAGTGCGACGACGCTAGCGCATCCGTGTCAATCCGACCGGACTGCAAGTGGGTTGGTACCGACCTGCATCGCCGGTCGTAGCGGTATTGGTTATTGCATCGCGCAGCGCCATGCAATCACCTTGGTGCGAATTCAGGGATTGCAGAAAGTTAATAGCGCCGCGGCATTTCTTGAGGGAAATGGGCCGCAAACAGACGAAAACTATCTGACCGCCGGAAGCGGATTGCGCTACGATTCGCCCCAGGCGATGATTCGTCGAACGTGATTGCTTAGATAGTGCCGCACGGCTCTCGCCCGTTGGGCCCAGGGCTGAATCGCACTCGTGGCAACCTCGACGGCGCCCGCGCAAGGTCCGACCGCAAAAAGATTGACGGTTTTATCAACCCGAGGAGACGCATTTATGAGCATCGCAGAGCACGAGACCGCGAATGTGGCCGCAGTAGCCGTTGACGAACTCGTGTCGGTGATTGAAAGGGTGGAACGGCTGGAGCAGAAAAAGTCGTCCATCGCGGCCGATATTCGCGACGTGTTCGTGGAGGCAAAGGGGGCCGGTTTTGACGTCAAGGCCATCCGCGAAATCATAAAAATCCGGAAACTAGACCCACACAAACGCGAGGAGCAGGAAACCTTGCTCGACGTGTACAAGCGCGCGTTGGGCATGGCTGACGATGTGGAGGAACGAGACGAAGCCGCCTGATAGCCGCGATATTCCTCTGCACTGGCGACAGCGACTTTTCACCGGGAATTGGCTGCCTTGCAGGGTGTCGGGTATTGCTCCGCGACTGATTCGGTCGCGGAGCAATACGGCCGGTCAGGTCATTTGCAATTGCGGTCCGCGCGGCCAATAGCTAGTTTGTGGGGCGTCGTTCGGCCCCTCAATCAATGGAGTTGCAACTATGGCGAAGAAGAACGCGAAGAAATCGGGTGGTATCGCGGGGATTGCAATCATCGACGATGCGACGGATGATTTGCGTCACGAGACCAATGGAGATTCTGCGACCGCACACACGCCTGCCGAGAAATCTCGCCCCAAAGCCAAGAAAACCGTCGACCAGCCCGCCAACGGACATTTCGCCGTCAGCGATATCAAGAAGGCATCCGCATTCGCCAATTCCATCGGCGGTCTCGACAAAGCGATCGCCGTGCTGCAAATCTTGAGGGTGGCTAAAGACGTACAGTAAGACCGTACGTTAGGATGCTCGGTCGGTAAAGCATGCATTAGTCGCGCGTTCTTGTCGTCTTATGTCATGGCCAAATCGTCGGACAAGCATCACGCGCGCGGTGTTGGCGGGTTTGTGCGGGTGCGCGGCGCTCGCGAGCACAACCTGAAGAATATCGACGTCGACATCCCGCGTGATGCGCTGGTGGTATTTACAGGGATCTCGGGCTCCGGCAAATCCAGCCTGGCATTCGGCACTCTTTATGCCGAGGCACAGCGGCGATACCTGGAGTCGGTATCTCCTTACGCTCGCCGTTTGTTCCACCAGATGGCCGTGCCCGAGGTGCAGGCGATCGAAGGCCTGCCGCCGGCCGTGGCCTTGCAGCAGCAACGGGGTACTCCGACGGCGCGCTCGTCAGTCGGGAGCGTAACGACGCTATCGAACCTGCTGCGGATGCTTTACTCGCGGGCCGGCCGCTATCCGGCAGGCCAAGAGATCATCTATGCCGAAGGTTTTTCGCCGAATACTCCTGAAGGTGCCTGCCCCAATTGTCATGGTCTGGGGCGGATTTACGACGTCACCGAGAGCTCGGCAGTTCCCGATGATTCGCTCACCATTCGTCAGCGCGCGATTGCTGCCTGGCCACCTGCTTGGGGCGGACAGAATCAGCGCGATATTCTGGTTACGCTGGGTTACGACGTAGACAAGCCGTGGCGAGAGTTATCCAAAAAGGATCGGGATTGGATCCTCTTTACCGATGAACAACCGGTCGTGCCCGTGTATGCCGGATTCACACCGGCCGAAACCCGAGCTGCCCTCAAACGCAAGCTCGAGCCGAGTTACATGGGCACGTTCTCCGGTGTGAAGCGTTATGTGTTGCACACCTTCGCCACGACGCACAGTGCGCTCATGAAAAAACGGGCACTGCGCTTCATGCTGGCCAGCGATTGCTCGTTGTGTCATGGCAAGCGGCTGCGGCCCGAGTCGTTGGCTGTGA contains:
- a CDS encoding polysaccharide deacetylase family protein; this encodes MFSKLLKTGITSLILVVIAHCVSAAVPPDKRYVIIHADDAGMSHSVNMATIEGMEKGIVSSASIMVPCPWFKEIAAYAKAHPEKDFGIHLTLNSEWKDYRWGPVAPREAVPSLIDAEGYLWGGVQDVASTAKAAEVETELRAQIQRAIDFGVPVTHIDTHMGAVVSRPDLIEVYVKLGLEFKVPVFFIRALNVGIAATNPQVRARGAELVKMLDDHHLPVLDFMTQYYTGESYETKKKMYLDAINETQPGVRYLIIHCGYNNDELQAITSSSQLRDNDRRVFTDPQMIDAVKKSGVDVISWKQLSEMTGK
- a CDS encoding DUF2312 domain-containing protein, producing MSIAEHETANVAAVAVDELVSVIERVERLEQKKSSIAADIRDVFVEAKGAGFDVKAIREIIKIRKLDPHKREEQETLLDVYKRALGMADDVEERDEAA